In Candidatus Omnitrophota bacterium, the genomic stretch ACCTCGCTGGTCAACGCCCTGGAGGCCAGGGATCCGTATACGATGGGCCATTCCCAGCGGGTTTGCAACTACGCGTTGAGGCTGGCGGACAGGTTGGGCTGGGACAAGGAAGAAAAAGAAAAATTGCGCAAGGCGGCCTTGCTCCACGACCTGGGCAAGATCGGCATACCCGACAGCATCCTGCATAAACCGGGCGGGCTTACAGACGAGGAATTCGATTTTATCAAGAAGCACGAGGTTATAGCGGTAAAGATACTCGAGCCGATAAAGGATGTGGCCGATATCCTGGACTGGATCCTTTATCATCACGAGCGATGGGACGGGAAAGGCTATCCTCACGGGCTGGGCGGCAACGCCATTCCTTTAGCCAGCCAGGTCATCTCCATAGCCGATGTCTTTGACGCCCTTACCACCGGCAGGGATTATAAACAGGCGTTGTCCTACGAGGAATCGATGAGCGAGATAGTCAGGGGCAAGGGCAGCCAATTCAAGCCGGAACTGGTGGATGTGTTCGTCGAGGAGATCAAAGCGGCCCAGTCCTAAAAATACTTTGCTTTTTACTTCCGGTAATGATATACTAAATAAAATTTATATACATAAAAAAGGCGAAAAAATGCTAAAAAAAATCCTGCTGGTGATTGCGTTGGTATTAGCTGTGAACCTGCCCTTGTTCGCCCAGGAAGAGGCCAATAAAGGCAAGAATGTTACCGCGATAGAGGTCGTCGGCAATAAGTCCATAAGCACCAATACGATAGCGTCTAAGCTAAAAACGCGCATCGGCAGCCCGTTCCAGGACACGGTTATCAGCGATGACCTGAAACGTCTTTATCTTCTGGGTTTTTTCAGCGATATAAAGGTCGATACCCAGGATCATAAAGACGGGCTGAAAGTGGTCATTACCGTCGTCGAGAGGCCGATCATCGAGGCTATCTCTTTCAGCGGCAACCGCCGGGCGGTTCGAGACGATAAATTAAAGGATACCTTGAAGTCCAAAGAGACCCAGTACCTGGATTATCCGACATTGTCCGATGATATCGCGGCCTTGAAAAAACTTTACGAGAAAAGGGGATACAGCCGCCTGGCGGCGGATTACGCGGTTGATATCGACGAACAGGCGAACAAGGCAAGGATAAATTTCCATATCGAGGAAGGCCTGCGCCAGAGAATAAGGCGCATATACGTGGAAGGCAATATTAATTTCTCCGATGCCCGGATCCTCAAGATCATCAAGACCAAAAGGGCGTGGTTTTTCGGTTCCGGGGTGTTGAAAGACGATGTTTTTACCGAGGATATCGAGAGGATCAAAACGTTCTACCATAAGGCGGGTTTCATCGATGTTGCCGTTGATTCGGAAACCATGCTTGATCCGAACGGAAAGTTCATTTACATCACCCTGAAGATCCAGGAAGGCAGGAAATACCTGGTGGGGAGCATATTTGTCCAGGGCAATAAGGACATAAC encodes the following:
- the bamA gene encoding outer membrane protein assembly factor BamA; amino-acid sequence: MLKKILLVIALVLAVNLPLFAQEEANKGKNVTAIEVVGNKSISTNTIASKLKTRIGSPFQDTVISDDLKRLYLLGFFSDIKVDTQDHKDGLKVVITVVERPIIEAISFSGNRRAVRDDKLKDTLKSKETQYLDYPTLSDDIAALKKLYEKRGYSRLAADYAVDIDEQANKARINFHIEEGLRQRIRRIYVEGNINFSDARILKIIKTKRAWFFGSGVLKDDVFTEDIERIKTFYHKAGFIDVAVDSETMLDPNGKFIYITLKIQEGRKYLVGSIFVQGNKDITEKDILAAIKACAPGKVFSYEALKEDISAIQGLYFDRGYISARVQETTSMNASTDRVDIVLNITENDIAYVDKIKIRGNVKTKDVVIRREMRIKPGDRFDGEKLKRSKERLQNLGFFEDVSYDTEDTAEPNKKDLVVDVKESKTGAFSFGGGYSTVDQLVGFFEIEQKNFDWQNFPYFTGDGQDLRIRTSFGSLSQGLDLSFTEPWLFDYPISFGFDLYKHSRQRESDVGYGYDEDVTGGDIRLGYELSEYVKENLTYRYDNIKISDVDDDSSDDLKSEAG